A single Vigna radiata var. radiata cultivar VC1973A chromosome 8, Vradiata_ver6, whole genome shotgun sequence DNA region contains:
- the LOC106770131 gene encoding isoaspartyl peptidase/L-asparaginase-like, whose product MVWAIALHGGTSDIPLSLPSERCQPRKEALHHCLQIGIEALKAKLPPLDVVKRVVCIISIIVTGTYYVFMYGDGEDARLVMEKTPHIYLAFDGAEEFARQQEVLW is encoded by the exons ATGGTTTGGGCCATAGCTCTACACGGCGGCACCAGCGACATCCCCCTTTCGCTACCATCGGAGCGCTGTCAGCCACGAAAGGAAGCCCTCCACCATTGCCTCCAAATCGGCATCGAAGCTCTCAAAGCCAAATTGCCTCCTCTCGACGTGGTTAAGCGCGTCGTATGTATCATATCAATCATCGTCACAGGTACGTATTATGTATTTATGTATGGTGATGGAGAAGATGCTCGATTAGTCATGGAGAAGACGCCTCACATTTATCTCGCTTTCGATGGAGCTGAGGAATTTGCAAGACAACAA gaAGTGCTGTGGTGA
- the LOC106770132 gene encoding transcription factor bHLH106 has translation MLHQIEMDHSELFQFLSNTNGSFFPESASSFQPFHAPPLQDKALAALRNHKEAEKRRRERINAHLNKLRTLLPCNSKTDKASLLAKVVERLKELKQQMSEITLCETFPSETDEVSVLSTSGDESGGDGRVIFKASLCCEDRSDLIPDLVKILKSLHLTTLKAEIATLGGRTRNVLVVATDKDHGVESIHFLDSSLNSLLEHNSTSKRRRVVGPKSIA, from the exons ATGCTGCATCAGATAGAGATGGATCACTCTGAGCTCTTTCAGTTCCTTTCAAACACCAATGGTTCTTTCTTTCCTGAATCTGCATCATCTTTCCAACCATTTCATGCACCACCTCTTCAAGATAAAGCCCTTGCTGCTTTGAGGAACCACAAAGAGgctgagaagagaagaagggaaAGAATCAATGCTCACCTCAATAAGCTTCGTACTCTTCTTCCTTGTAATTCCAAG ACCGACAAGGCTTCACTCTTGGCCAAGGTGGTCGAAAGGTTGAAGGAGTTGAAGCAGCAGATGTCGGAAATAACTCTATGCGAAACGTTTCCTTCAGAGACCGACGAGGTCTCCGTTCTGTCCACCAGCGGTGACGAGAGTGGCGGTGACGGACGAGTCATATTCAAGGCGTCGTTGTGCTGTGAGGACCGCTCCGACCTCATCCCTGATCTCGTCAAAATTCTCAAGTCTCTGCACCTCACGACACTAAAAGCCGAAATCGCAACGCTGGGCGGAAGAACCCGCAACGTTCTCGTGGTGGCCACCGACAAAGATCACGGCGTTGAATCGATCCACTTCCTGGACAGTTCGTTGAACTCTCTGCTAGAACACAACAGCACATCCAAACGACGCCGTGTGGTGGGACCAAAGTCCATCGCTTAA